The following proteins are co-located in the Tetrapisispora phaffii CBS 4417 chromosome 4, complete genome genome:
- the TPHA0D00760 gene encoding tRNA pseudouridine synthase (similar to Saccharomyces cerevisiae DEG1 (YFL001W); ancestral locus Anc_8.88): MNWKYVTNILRHIVPNASKSDIVKIGNKYENWTKQQLIDRLQALETLSNSNITAEYHSQNSDIKKDNLTIQRKKHPKEFNFEKYHKRHVALKFCYLGWDYNGLALQKDKTPLPTIEGILLEAMKKCKFIPSMNPKDFKFSRCGRTDKGVSALNQIISLDMRSELPPAEQVDANFDHKEINYTAILNQILPPAIRITAVCLNPPKDFDARFNCISRHYKYFFKLDNLDITLMREAAKHFEGENDFRNFCKLDGSKQIKNYERTIFSFDISKVKEDIYCFDIIASAFLWHQVRYMVAILFLVGQKLEPSSIVKDLLDVNKYPRKPIYDMAADFPLVLYDCNYSDMKWIKSNINDYKAIKFRKSLEAIDYQLQIKATIASIFLEELKEVDNNTSNKTRICTGDGHGNFTSIYSKIEDRLTMRSFEEINENYRKKHLE, translated from the coding sequence ATGAACTGGAAATATGTTACGAATATATTAAGACATATTGTGCCAAACGCTTCAAAAAGTGATATCGTTAAAATTGGGAACAAGTATGAAAACTGGACGAAACAACAACTGATTGATAGACTGCAAGCTTTGGAGACATTATCAAATAGCAATATAACTGCAGAATATCATAGCCAAAATTCagatataaaaaaagataatttaactATACAAAGGAAAAAGCATCCTAAAGAATTTAACTTCGAAAAGTATCACAAAAGACATGTTGCTTTAAAGTTCTGTTACCTTGGCTGGGATTATAATGGTCTTGCGCTACAAAAAGATAAGACACCGCTGCCTACTATAGAGGGTATACTTCTAGAAGCAATGAAAAAATGTAAGTTTATCCCTTCAATGAATCCgaaagattttaaatttagtCGTTGTGGCAGGACAGATAAAGGAGTAAGTGCTCttaatcaaattatatCTCTTGATATGAGATCTGAATTACCACCAGCAGAACAAGTTGATGCAAATTTTGATCACAAGGAAATTAACTATACTGCTATTCTTAATCAAATATTACCTCCTGCCATTCGAATTACAGCCGTTTGTTTAAATCCACCGAAAGATTTTGATGCAAGGTTCAATTGTATTTCTCGTCATTATAAGTATTTCTTTAAGTTGGATAACCTAGATATTACATTAATGAGAGAAGCAGCTAAACATTTTGAGGGAGAAAACGATTTCAGGAATTTCTGTAAGTTGGATGGCTcaaaacaaattaaaaattatgaaaGGACAATCTTTAGCTTTGATATATCGAAGGttaaagaagatatatattgttttgaTATAATAGCATCAGCATTTTTGTGGCATCAAGTAAGGTATATGGTTGCAATTTTATTCTTAGTTGGCCAGAAATTGGAACCTTCATCGATAGTAAAGGATCTCCTAgatgtaaataaatatccTAGAAAGCCAATTTATGACATGGCAGCAGATTTTCCATTAGTTCTTTACGATTGTAATTATTCGGATATGAAATGGATTAAAAGCAATATAAATGACTATAAAGcaattaaatttagaaaaagtCTCGAAGCAATAGATTATcaattacaaataaaagCGACTATCGCGTCTATCTTTTTGGAGGAACTGAAAGaagttgataataatacttCTAACAAA
- the SPB4 gene encoding ATP-dependent RNA helicase SPB4 (similar to Saccharomyces cerevisiae SPB4 (YFL002C); ancestral locus Anc_8.87) gives MSKSLLWDNLDYQLQPWIRTAVDVMGFDEMTPVQASTIPLFARNKDVVVDSITGSGKTVSFVIPILEKIIIEEANSSKLKKGHFHSLIISPTRELAKQIQSVIESFLTHYPEDLYPIKSQLIVGTNTNTVRDNVSEFLDNRPQILVGTPGRIFEFLKSSGIKSKSCSMVILDEADRLLDVSFLKDIENIMQILPKQRRTGLFSATINSAGSNIFKIGLRNPVKVTVNSKILAPVTLSLNYAITEPEKKFQLFLSVLNNYKFKKCIAYFPTCISVQYYYSFIQHLVEKKIVNEDLQIFSLHGKLQTSSRMKTLETFTETLSNAVLITTDVAARGIDIPDVDLVIQLDPPTDADIFLHRCGRTGRANKIGKAITFLNKGREEDYVSFMEVKNVKLELIELDVQGIPEDFNKIFMDWILEDRARFDHALRSYVAYIRHYSNHSASSIFRFQSFDFVGLCRMYGLFRMPRMPEITKNFKDDVENPKVFSNGWLIDPPIDLDLFKYSDSKQEKKRLAELKAIKDVHDKKRLKFLLKKKNESWSNKTETKESKLERRAKMEIKRKAIEAELAKNDSENSDEEIEDWKQVVLQRKKKQKSSASGMQGSFDDL, from the coding sequence ATGTCTAAATCATTATTGTGGGATAATTTGGATTACCAACTACAGCCATGGATCAGAACCGCTGTCGATGTTATGGGATTCGATGAAATGACGCCCGTACAGGCATCTACTATCCCACTCTTTGCCAGAAATAAGGATGTAGTCGTCGATTCTATAACTGGGTCTGGTAAGACGGTGTCATTTGTTATACCAATACTAGAAAAGataattattgaagaagcaAATTCTAGCAAATTAAAGAAAGGGCATTTTCATTCTTTGATAATTTCACCAACCAGAGAATTAGCCAAACAAATACAGTCTGTTATCGAATCTTTTTTGACTCATTATCCTGAAGATTTATATCCGATTAAGTCACAACTTATTGTTGGTACGAATACTAATACCGTTAGAGATAATGTAAGTGAATTCCTTGACAATAGACCTCAAATATTAGTTGGAACGCCAGGTAGAATTTTTGAGTTTTTGAAATCATCTGGAATTAAAAGCAAATCGTGTAGCATGGTTATTTTAGATGAAGCGGATAGATTATTGGATGTAAGTTTTCTCAAAGATATAGAGAATATTATGCAAATATTGCCAAAACAAAGAAGGACTGGGTTATTTTCTGCAACAATTAATAGTGCAGGGtccaatattttcaaaattggGTTGAGAAACCCCGTCAAGGTTACTgtgaattcaaaaattttagcACCAGTAACATTGAGTTTGAATTATGCTATAACCGAGcctgaaaaaaaatttcaattattcTTGAGTGTGCtgaataattataaatttaaaaagtgTATCGCATATTTTCCAACATGTATATCCgttcaatattattattcatttattcAACATTTGGTCGAGAAGAAGATTGTAAATGAAGatcttcaaatattctCTCTTCATGGTAAACTTCAAACTAGTTCAAGAATGAAAACGTTAGAGACATTCACTGAAACTTTGAGTAATGCTGTTTTGATAACCACTGATGTTGCTGCAAGAGGTATTGACATCCCTGATGTTGATTTAGTAATCCAACTAGATCCGCCTACCGATGCGGATATATTTTTACACAGATGCGGAAGAACAGGTAGGGCAAACAAGATAGGTAAGGCCATTACATTCTTGAACAAAGGTAGAGAGGAAGATTATGTTTCATTTATGGAAGTCAAAAATGTGAAGTTGGAATTGATTGAACTAGATGTGCAAGGTATTCCTgaagattttaataaaatatttatggACTGGATATTGGAAGATCGAGCTAGGTTTGATCATGCGTTGAGATCATATGTTGCATATATTCGACATTATTCGAATCATTCTGCTTCCTCAATTTTTCGGTTTCAATCATTTGACTTTGTAGGGTTATGCAGAATGTATGGCCTCTTCAGAATGCCAAGAATGCCTGAGATTACCAAAAATTTTAAGGATGACGTAGAAAATCCTAAAGTATTCAGTAACGGTTGGTTAATTGATCCTCCAATTGATTTAgatttgtttaaatattcagATAGTAAGCAGGAAAAGAAAAGGCTGGCTGAACTTAAAGCAATTAAAGATGTTCATGATAAGAAACGTTTAAAATTCctattgaagaaaaaaaatgaatcatGGTCAAACAAAACAGAGACAAAGGAATCTAAACTGGAAAGAAGAGCTAAAATGGAGATAAAGAGGAAGGCCATTGAAGCTGAGCTAGCTAAAAATGACTCGGAAAATagtgatgaagaaattgaagattgGAAGCAAGTTGTTTtacaaagaaagaaaaaacaaaaaagttCAGCTAGTGGTATGCAAGGTAGTTTTGATGATTTATAG
- the ULA1 gene encoding Ula1p (similar to Saccharomyces cerevisiae ULA1 (YPL003W); ancestral locus Anc_8.86) produces the protein MEKFDRQIRLWGSKGQLLLESSNICIITNNTQTICVQEYLKNLLQLGINNIDLIKVNNTNTADDDIKIGFFDYHYENNKNNGNGNSVNELLVDNINELNLENYNVIILIDLIEIKTLNFFNNIKLNQPILSCYSKGLYGYLHLKVNEPHFIINKNLEFMKYDLKLYDENWLELKNYMDSIDLNIIELSQLPYVIILYKALYDLSNSKKIELNDIPLNQLKDHLSKFKPISKIVSNTDMNYLEAKRFAHLALRNKTFETHFIEQMNLIEEINPIDLFDPINQYGLTIQKLFYSYCISPESEHDMPLSGTLPDMESDNRLYNDIKTIYDKRSKRDSENFNNYVKNITHEIPDDFIDDFASNITQTDTFVSESNFTKMIELNTSYPTLILKELIGDQYYKNATSKVSSLKGFNLNSYPTTSIIAGIVAQETIKLITHQFEPIDNTIVYDGLNNNIEIYKI, from the coding sequence ATGGAGAAATTTGATAGGCAAATTAGGTTGTGGGGATCAAAAGGCCAATTACTATTAGAGTCTTCAAACATTTGcattattacaaataataCTCAAACTATTTGTGTTCAAGAATacttaaaaaatttattacagCTAggtattaataatatagatttaattaaagtTAATAACACAAATACGGCTGATGACgatattaaaattggaTTCTTCGATTATCATTAtgagaataataaaaataatggtaaCGGAAATTCGGTGAATGAATTGTtagttgataatattaatgaactaaatttagaaaattataatgtAATTATACTGATTGAtcttattgaaattaaaactttaaatttttttaataatatcaaattaaatCAACCAATTTTATCATGTTATTCAAAAGGTTTATATGGTTATTTGCATTTAAAAGTTAATGAACcacattttattataaataaaaatttggaGTTTATGAAGTATGATTTAAAGCTATATGACGAAAATTGGttagaattgaaaaattatatggATTCAATAGATTTAAACATAATAGAATTATCACAATTGCCatatgttattatattatataaggCATTATATGATTTGTcgaattcaaaaaaaattgaattaaatgatataccgttaaatcaattaaaagatCATTTATCGAAATTTAAACCAATCTCTAAAATAGTTTCGAATACTGATATGAATTATCTAGAGGCAAAGAGGTTTGCTCATTTAGCTCTACGTAATAAGACTTTTGAAACACATTTCATTGAACAAATGAATCTCattgaagaaataaatCCTATTGATTTATTCGATCCAATTAATCAATACGGTTTAACTATACAAAAACTATTTTACTCATATTGCATCTCACCAGAATCTGAACATGATATGCCACTATCAGGGACATTGCCAGATATGGAATCAGATAATAGACTTTACAATGATATAAAAACCATCTACGACAAAAGATCAAAAAGAGATTCAGAaaactttaataattatgTAAAAAACATAACACATGAAATCCCAGATGACTTTATCGATGATTTTGCATCAAATATAACACAAACGGATACATTTGTTTCAGAATCgaattttacaaaaatgaTTGAACTTAATACTTCATATCCTACTctaatattaaaagaacTCATAGGGGAccaatattataaaaatgcTACCTCAAAGGTATCCAGTTTGAAAGGTTTCAACTTAAATTCATACCCTACAACGTCTATAATTGCAGGAATCGTAGCTCAAGAgacaattaaattaataaccCATCAGTTTGAACCAATCGATAACACAATAGTATATGATGggttaaataataatattgaaatttacaaaatataa
- the CIP1 gene encoding Cip1p (similar to Saccharomyces cerevisiae YPL014W; ancestral locus Anc_8.80) — translation MQNPIPLKPENKLLNLSIDTNSAAPNKNKQYLKDITDMDGDDMDVDIDVTGIKTPLNFFKQPNFSINHFNENNSSSITPCSTPLNSTTTTTNFYKSNQNQNSNMSLASTVSDYPNYNGKQDKTKQQFIINSSKYFNIEFTKLLLEIYSDFASDPLVTPFDYSNPPSGVLNRVAKISVEESKKKNIEIGVDTNNWLLTLIRFKLQQEIKNEFANSRANSVTSVSSSIPTNLQTNFNDLISNYANNINNTNSTCNNNINNTPIASGILQPAAFDYFSRPISTQDIISNNCGNTLSRGPLTPVSGLPPNLAQLTRPRSNSSQTFAHLPSLSRTASHNLLLQNQQR, via the coding sequence ATGCAAAATCCTATCCCTTTGAAAccagaaaataaattactaAATCTATCCATCGATACTAATTCTGCTGCTCCTAATAAGAACAAACAgtatttaaaagatattacAGATATGGATGGTGATGACATGGATGTAGATATTGATGTTACTGGTATTAAAACAccattgaatttttttaaacagccaaatttttcaattaatcatttcaatgaaaataattcttcGTCTATTACTCCATGTAGCACACcattaaattcaacaacaacaacgaCAAATTTCTACaaatcaaatcaaaatcaaaatagtAATATGTCTTTAGCAAGTACAGTATCTGATTATCCAAACTATAATGGTAAACAAgataaaacaaaacaacaatttattataaattcGTCAAagtattttaatattgaatttactAAATTACTATTAGAAATTTATTCAGATTTTGCAAGCGATCCATTAGTAACTCCATTCGATTATTCAAATCCACCATCTGGCGTATTAAATAGAGTGGCAAAGATTTCAGTTGAAGAGagcaaaaaaaagaatatagaAATTGGTGTTGATACAAATAATTGGTTATTAACATTAATTAGATTTAAATTACaacaagaaattaaaaacgAATTTGCAAACTCAAGAGCGAATTCAGTTACTTCGGTTTCTTCTAGCATACCAACAAATTTACAAACAAACTTCAATGATCTAATAAGTAATTATGCaaacaatattaacaaCACTAATTCAAcatgtaataataatatcaacaaTACACCTATTGCTTCAGGAATATTACAACCAGCTGCATTCGATTATTTTTCAAGACCTATAAGTACACAagatataatatcaaataactGTGGAAATACACTATCAAGAGGTCCATTAACTCCAGTTAGTGGATTGCCACCAAATTTAGCTCAATTAACTAGACCAAGAAGTAATTCTTCACAAACATTCGCTCATTTACCGTCACTTTCAAGGACAGCATCGcacaatttattattacaaaatcaGCAAAGGTAA
- the MRPS16 gene encoding mitochondrial 37S ribosomal protein bS16m (similar to Saccharomyces cerevisiae MRPS16 (YPL013C); ancestral locus Anc_8.79), which translates to MTCGLVRIRLARFGRTNNPIYNIVVTNSKKARDAKPIEVLGVYNPIPVKNNKKSKQKDNVAVQLKNVELDFDRAKYWIGVGAQPSDIVTKLFIKSNILGTEWSKRAALDRKVVIPMRKTME; encoded by the coding sequence ATGACATGCGGTTTAGTAAGGATTAGATTAGCTAGATTTGGGAGAACAAATAATCCAATATATAACATTGTGGTGACAAATTCTAAGAAAGCAAGAGATGCAAAACCGATAGAGGTACTTGGGGTATACAATCCTATTCCAGTGAAAAATAACAAGaaatcaaaacaaaaagataATGTTGCTGTGCAACTAAAGAATGTTGAACTTGATTTTGATAGGGCAAAATATTGGATTGGTGTTGGTGCACAACCAAGTGATATCGTcacaaaattatttattaagtCAAACATACTAGGAACAGAATGGTCAAAAAGGGCTGCTTTGGATAGGAAAGTTGTCATCCCAATGAGAAAAACTATGGAATAG